A window of Parasynechococcus marenigrum WH 8102 contains these coding sequences:
- a CDS encoding TIGR04283 family arsenosugar biosynthesis glycosyltransferase encodes MAGLSILIPTLNEARRLPLLLADLARWPHGAQVIVVDGGSRDRTTVVASLAGVARLSSPERGRGQQLIHGMAAAIHDWTLVLHADSRLPPRWCSAVQRVIENPQAKRDAWFFDFRVEERGPMLWLLERSVGLRSRLGQRPYGDQGLLIHRTLYAASGGYRPIPLMEDLDLVERIARHHRLRRLRCPLVTSNRRWQEQGVISRAWCNWRLRRRWQQGIAADQLAGDYDR; translated from the coding sequence ATGGCAGGGCTGAGCATCCTGATCCCGACGCTTAACGAAGCGCGACGGCTTCCCCTGCTGCTGGCCGATCTGGCCCGGTGGCCCCATGGGGCCCAGGTGATCGTCGTTGATGGAGGGAGCCGAGATCGAACAACAGTTGTGGCCAGCCTGGCTGGCGTGGCTCGACTGAGCAGCCCAGAACGGGGCCGTGGGCAGCAACTCATCCACGGCATGGCCGCTGCTATCCATGACTGGACGCTGGTGCTCCACGCCGACAGCCGTCTGCCGCCCCGCTGGTGCAGCGCCGTTCAACGGGTGATTGAGAACCCCCAGGCGAAACGCGATGCCTGGTTCTTCGACTTTCGTGTGGAGGAGCGGGGGCCGATGCTGTGGCTGCTGGAACGCAGCGTCGGCCTGCGCAGTCGGCTGGGTCAGCGCCCCTACGGCGACCAGGGGCTGCTGATCCACCGCACGCTTTATGCAGCCAGCGGCGGTTATCGCCCGATCCCCTTGATGGAGGACCTGGACCTGGTGGAGAGGATTGCGCGTCACCACAGGCTGCGGCGACTTCGCTGTCCGCTGGTCACCAGCAACCGACGCTGGCAGGAGCAGGGGGTGATCAGCAGGGCCTGGTGCAACTGGAGGCTGCGACGCCGTTGGCAGCAAGGCATTGCCGCTGATCAACTGGCAGGTGACTACGACCGCTGA
- a CDS encoding GNAT family N-acetyltransferase — protein sequence MTSPLVLPAAPLLEQYGEEARLCSCANDQLTLVFSRRHPFDLVELEQLLEAVGWSRRPVRRVRKALANSLLTVGLWRHDPRIPRLVGFARCTGDGVFEATVWDVAVHPLYQGSGLGSQLMVYVLEALEAMGTERVSLFADPGVVNFYQRQGWELEPQQHRCAFWYAS from the coding sequence ATGACCTCCCCCCTCGTCCTGCCGGCTGCGCCGCTGCTTGAGCAGTACGGCGAGGAGGCCCGTCTCTGCTCCTGTGCCAACGATCAGCTGACCCTGGTGTTCAGTCGACGTCATCCCTTTGACCTGGTGGAACTGGAGCAGTTGCTGGAAGCGGTGGGCTGGAGTCGGCGGCCGGTGCGGCGGGTGCGCAAAGCCCTGGCCAACAGCCTGCTCACCGTTGGCCTGTGGCGGCACGATCCCCGCATCCCCCGCCTGGTGGGCTTCGCCCGTTGCACCGGTGATGGTGTCTTCGAAGCCACGGTCTGGGATGTGGCTGTGCACCCGCTTTACCAGGGCAGTGGCTTGGGCAGTCAGCTGATGGTCTACGTACTGGAGGCTCTGGAGGCCATGGGCACGGAGCGAGTGAGCCTGTTCGCCGATCCAGGCGTGGTCAACTTCTATCAGCGCCAGGGTTGGGAGCTGGAGCCGCAGCAGCATCGCTGCGCGTTTTGGTACGCCAGCTGA
- a CDS encoding TIGR04282 family arsenosugar biosynthesis glycosyltransferase, with the protein MTTPAALVLMARWPAPGRCKRRLAADMRSQLSLNHSSERSARLQARLTHHTIAVACTLHRDGWVSPVLAVSGLGPSRAGRWGRQQGIEEIGLQGDGNLGTRLKRQLLRLRHRRTPALVVGSDLPEFNRRDLLMALESLHSHDLVLGPAADGGYWLMGLSAALMQTPERWPLVGIPWGSSEVLVTTLESAECNNLTVGLLPQLQDLDHLRDLKRWQG; encoded by the coding sequence GTGACCACTCCCGCTGCCCTGGTGCTGATGGCCCGCTGGCCCGCGCCGGGGCGATGCAAACGACGACTGGCTGCGGACATGCGGTCACAGCTGAGCCTTAATCACAGCAGCGAACGCAGTGCCCGCCTGCAGGCGCGGCTCACCCATCACACCATCGCTGTGGCCTGCACATTGCATCGAGACGGGTGGGTCAGCCCTGTGTTGGCCGTCAGTGGACTGGGTCCCAGCCGTGCCGGGCGTTGGGGCCGGCAGCAGGGCATCGAAGAGATCGGACTGCAGGGCGATGGCAACCTCGGAACACGGTTGAAACGGCAACTGCTGCGCCTGCGCCATCGCCGCACCCCTGCGCTTGTGGTGGGCAGCGACCTACCGGAGTTCAACCGCCGCGACCTGCTGATGGCACTGGAGAGCCTGCACAGCCATGACCTTGTCCTGGGGCCCGCCGCTGACGGGGGCTACTGGCTGATGGGTCTGTCCGCAGCGCTGATGCAGACACCGGAGCGATGGCCACTGGTCGGCATCCCCTGGGGCAGCTCCGAGGTCTTGGTTACCACGCTGGAGTCAGCCGAATGCAACAACCTCACCGTGGGACTCCTGCCGCAGCTACAGGACCTGGATCACCTGCGTGACCTCAAGCGATGGCAGGGCTGA